One window from the genome of Salisaeta longa DSM 21114 encodes:
- a CDS encoding Gfo/Idh/MocA family protein → MALHRPIRYGMVGGGPGAFIGAVHRAAAALDGALDLVAGAFSSDPEKSKTQGAALHLDPARVYASYEEMAAREAALPREQRIDAVSIVTPNFLHYDVARAFIEAGIHVICDKPLTTTLADAEALCELVAAHDVVFALTHTYAGYPLVKQARAMVADGALGTLRKVVVAYPQGWLSAPAAADDKQADWRTDPQRAGAGALGDIGTHAEHLVRYVTGLDMTRLCADVGTVVEGRAVDDDVNMLVRYTNDVRGVLYCSQVSQGEENNLRMRVYGTTGSLDWRQEDPHRLVVRRNGQPHQVYTHGSEYLAAAAQHYTRLPAGHPEGFIEAFANIYRSAARTIGARIAGTTVDPLDHDFPTVQDGAIGVHFIETALKSGRQDAWVDARYTPPAP, encoded by the coding sequence ATGGCCCTTCATCGTCCGATTCGGTACGGCATGGTGGGCGGCGGCCCCGGCGCTTTTATTGGCGCCGTGCACCGCGCCGCCGCCGCGCTCGACGGCGCACTCGACCTCGTAGCTGGGGCGTTCTCGTCCGATCCCGAAAAGTCGAAGACCCAGGGCGCGGCGCTGCACCTCGACCCGGCGCGCGTCTACGCCTCGTACGAGGAGATGGCCGCGCGCGAAGCGGCCCTGCCCCGCGAGCAGCGCATCGACGCGGTGTCTATCGTAACGCCCAACTTCTTGCACTACGACGTGGCCCGCGCGTTCATCGAGGCGGGCATCCACGTGATCTGCGACAAGCCGCTCACCACCACCCTTGCAGACGCCGAGGCGCTGTGTGAGCTCGTTGCCGCGCACGACGTGGTGTTCGCGCTAACGCACACCTATGCCGGGTATCCGCTGGTGAAGCAGGCCCGCGCGATGGTTGCCGATGGTGCCCTGGGCACGCTGCGCAAGGTTGTCGTTGCGTACCCCCAGGGCTGGCTGAGCGCCCCGGCGGCCGCGGATGACAAGCAGGCCGACTGGCGCACCGACCCGCAGCGCGCGGGGGCCGGCGCCCTGGGCGACATTGGCACGCACGCCGAACACCTGGTGCGCTACGTCACCGGTCTAGACATGACCCGCCTGTGTGCCGATGTGGGCACCGTGGTGGAGGGTCGGGCGGTAGACGACGACGTGAACATGCTGGTGCGCTACACGAACGACGTGCGGGGCGTCCTCTATTGCTCGCAAGTCAGCCAGGGCGAGGAGAACAACCTGCGGATGCGCGTCTATGGCACCACCGGGTCGCTCGACTGGCGCCAGGAAGATCCGCACCGCCTGGTGGTGCGCCGCAACGGACAGCCCCACCAGGTGTACACCCACGGCAGCGAATACCTCGCGGCCGCCGCGCAGCACTACACCCGCCTGCCGGCCGGCCACCCCGAGGGCTTCATCGAGGCCTTCGCCAACATCTACCGCAGCGCCGCCCGCACCATTGGCGCGCGCATCGCGGGCACCACGGTCGATCCGCTCGATCATGACTTTCCAACGGTGCAGGATGGCGCCATCGGCGTCCACTTTATCGAAACGGCACTCAAAAGCGGTCGCCAAGACGCCTGGGTGGATGCCCGCTACACGCCGCCTGCGCCGTAA
- a CDS encoding sugar phosphate isomerase/epimerase family protein codes for MPRPVTLFTGQWTDLSFDTILDHVPRWGYDGIEMACAVDHFDVRRAASDDGYVQSVRDALAAHDLKVWAISNHLVGQAVCDRVDARHQAILPARVWGDGDPAGVTVRAIEEMKATAHAARALGVDTVTGFTGSSIWHLFYAFPPISPEHIDAGFRDFADRWAPILDVFDKAGVRFALEVHPTEIAFDGASAQRALEAVDHHPAFGFNYDPSHFAYQRADYLDFIDTHAARIFHVHMKDVWWADGPRTAGVFGGHLPFGHEDRYWDFRSIGRGKVRFEEIMRRLNRIGYDGPLSIEWEDAGMDRAHGAEEACKRVRALDFPPSDRAFDAAFEEGA; via the coding sequence ATGCCTCGCCCCGTCACCCTGTTTACCGGTCAGTGGACCGACCTTTCGTTTGACACCATCCTCGACCACGTGCCCCGCTGGGGCTACGACGGCATCGAGATGGCCTGTGCCGTCGACCACTTCGATGTGCGGCGCGCCGCAAGCGACGATGGCTACGTGCAAAGCGTCCGCGACGCCCTTGCCGCGCACGACCTGAAGGTGTGGGCCATCAGCAATCACCTGGTGGGGCAAGCCGTGTGCGACCGGGTCGACGCGCGCCATCAGGCCATCTTGCCTGCGCGCGTGTGGGGCGACGGCGACCCCGCCGGCGTTACGGTACGCGCCATCGAGGAGATGAAAGCCACTGCGCACGCGGCCAGGGCCCTGGGCGTAGACACCGTCACCGGCTTTACGGGCTCCAGCATCTGGCACCTCTTCTATGCCTTCCCCCCCATTTCCCCTGAACATATTGACGCCGGCTTTCGGGATTTTGCCGACCGGTGGGCGCCCATCCTGGACGTATTTGACAAAGCCGGCGTGCGCTTTGCGCTGGAGGTTCATCCCACCGAAATTGCATTTGATGGCGCCTCGGCGCAGCGCGCCCTTGAAGCCGTCGACCATCATCCGGCGTTTGGGTTCAACTACGACCCGAGCCACTTCGCCTATCAGCGCGCCGACTACCTCGACTTCATCGACACGCACGCCGCCCGCATCTTTCACGTCCACATGAAGGACGTATGGTGGGCCGACGGGCCGCGCACGGCGGGCGTCTTTGGCGGCCATCTGCCGTTTGGGCACGAGGATCGGTACTGGGACTTCCGCTCCATTGGCCGGGGCAAGGTGCGGTTTGAGGAGATCATGCGCCGCCTCAACCGCATCGGCTACGACGGCCCGCTCTCCATTGAGTGGGAAGACGCCGGGATGGACCGCGCCCACGGGGCCGAAGAGGCCTGCAAGCGGGTGCGTGCCCTCGACTTCCCGCCGTCCGATCGCGCCTTCGATGCGGCCTTCGAGGAGGGAGCGTAA
- a CDS encoding metallophosphoesterase family protein, translating to MTLGIVSDTHGYLHPALLDDLAGVDHIFHAGDIGDLSILDALETIAPVTAVFGNVDGWDIRHRCEERVRRTCAGVDVAMTHIAGRPGRWQRRVDDWLAQDPPDVFICGHSHILQVERVPSLGNLLFVNPGAAGRQGFHQEKTCVRLRLTNGAPAQADVIHLDG from the coding sequence ATGACCTTAGGCATTGTCTCCGACACGCACGGCTACCTGCACCCGGCGCTGCTCGACGACCTCGCCGGCGTCGATCACATCTTTCATGCGGGCGACATCGGCGACCTGTCGATTCTGGATGCCCTCGAAACGATTGCGCCCGTTACGGCGGTGTTCGGCAACGTGGACGGCTGGGACATCCGCCATCGCTGCGAGGAGCGCGTGCGCCGGACGTGCGCGGGCGTCGATGTTGCCATGACGCACATTGCCGGGCGGCCGGGCCGCTGGCAGCGGCGCGTTGACGACTGGCTGGCGCAGGATCCGCCCGACGTGTTCATCTGCGGGCACAGCCACATCCTGCAGGTTGAGCGCGTGCCGTCGCTGGGCAATCTCCTGTTCGTGAACCCCGGCGCGGCGGGCCGCCAGGGCTTCCACCAGGAAAAGACGTGCGTGCGGCTCCGGCTGACCAACGGAGCACCGGCCCAGGCCGACGTGATTCATCTGGACGGCTGA
- the tadA gene encoding tRNA adenosine(34) deaminase TadA: MDTHRRWMQQAFREAERAYEADEVPVGAVVVRGGRVVGRGHNRVERLQDPTAHAEVIAITAACDTLGTKFLTDCTLYVTLEPCPMCAGALVNARLQRLVFGARDAKAGAASTLYSIVSDDRLNHSMEVIEGVLSDRAADLLRAFFRHRRSATE, encoded by the coding sequence ATGGATACCCACCGTCGTTGGATGCAGCAAGCCTTTCGCGAAGCCGAGCGGGCCTACGAGGCCGATGAGGTGCCTGTGGGCGCGGTGGTGGTGCGCGGCGGGCGCGTGGTGGGCCGCGGCCACAACCGGGTGGAGCGCCTGCAAGACCCCACCGCCCACGCCGAGGTGATTGCCATCACCGCGGCCTGCGATACGCTGGGCACTAAATTCCTCACCGACTGCACGCTCTACGTGACGTTAGAGCCCTGCCCCATGTGCGCCGGCGCGCTGGTCAATGCACGGCTGCAGCGCCTCGTCTTCGGCGCGCGCGACGCAAAGGCCGGGGCTGCCTCCACCCTCTACAGCATCGTCTCCGACGACCGGCTCAACCACAGCATGGAGGTCATTGAGGGCGTGTTGAGCGATCGCGCGGCCGACCTGCTCCGCGCCTTTTTCCGTCACCGCCGCTCCGCCACCGAATGA
- a CDS encoding dipeptidase → MKHALAYANDHADTFVEQLEALLRIPSVSTDSAYADEVQQAAHWLADHLEGLGVQHAEVCPTAGHPVVYAEHVTGDYKPTVLVYGHYDVQPPDPEELWETPPFEPTRKNGTLYARGACDDKGQMFMHLKALEAYLKAEETPPVNLLFVLEGEEETGSPHLVPFIKEHKARLSQADVVVVSDTSMFAPGVPSITYGLRGLAYAEISLTGPQRDLHSGLYGGAVENPANALSALIGSLHDDDHRVTIPGFYDDVRPLTDEERATYAALPFDQAEWMDEIGLREVCTENGYSVLEAISARPTLDVNGLWSGYTGEGAKTVLPSVAHAKLSMRLVPNQQPDAIYDKLEACLRARVPETMRLEVKRLHGGKPVLVDRSHPAMQAAQEAMSTVYDTETRLIRDGGSIPIVADFKEILGLETVLMGFGLHSDAIHSPNEHFGLDRFHAGIQSIIRFHARYAAQTA, encoded by the coding sequence ATGAAGCACGCCCTCGCGTACGCCAACGACCACGCCGATACGTTCGTTGAGCAGCTCGAAGCGCTTCTGCGTATTCCATCGGTAAGCACCGACTCGGCCTACGCCGATGAGGTACAACAGGCGGCCCACTGGCTGGCCGATCATCTGGAGGGGCTTGGCGTGCAGCACGCCGAAGTGTGCCCTACCGCGGGCCATCCGGTGGTGTACGCCGAGCACGTCACCGGCGACTACAAGCCGACCGTGCTGGTCTACGGCCACTACGACGTGCAACCGCCCGACCCGGAGGAGCTGTGGGAGACGCCGCCGTTTGAGCCGACGCGCAAAAACGGGACGCTTTATGCCCGCGGCGCGTGCGACGACAAGGGGCAAATGTTTATGCACCTGAAGGCGCTGGAGGCGTACCTGAAGGCCGAAGAGACGCCGCCCGTAAACCTGCTGTTTGTGCTGGAGGGCGAGGAGGAAACCGGCTCGCCGCACCTCGTGCCGTTCATCAAAGAGCACAAGGCGCGGCTCTCGCAGGCCGACGTCGTGGTGGTCTCGGATACGAGCATGTTTGCGCCTGGTGTGCCGTCGATTACGTACGGGTTGCGCGGGCTGGCGTATGCCGAAATCTCGCTTACGGGCCCGCAGCGCGACCTGCACTCGGGCCTGTACGGCGGCGCGGTCGAGAATCCGGCCAACGCCCTCAGCGCGCTCATCGGCAGCCTGCACGACGACGACCACCGCGTCACCATTCCGGGATTTTACGACGACGTGCGGCCGCTCACCGACGAGGAGCGCGCGACGTACGCGGCGCTTCCGTTTGATCAGGCGGAGTGGATGGACGAGATTGGGCTGCGCGAGGTGTGCACCGAGAACGGCTATAGCGTGCTGGAGGCCATCTCGGCGCGGCCAACGCTCGACGTCAACGGCCTGTGGAGCGGCTACACGGGCGAAGGGGCCAAGACGGTGCTGCCGTCGGTGGCGCATGCCAAACTGTCGATGCGCCTGGTGCCAAACCAGCAACCCGACGCCATCTACGACAAGCTGGAGGCGTGCCTGCGCGCCCGCGTGCCCGAGACCATGCGGCTGGAGGTGAAGCGCCTGCACGGCGGCAAGCCGGTGCTGGTGGATCGCTCGCACCCGGCCATGCAGGCAGCGCAGGAGGCCATGTCTACCGTATACGATACCGAAACGCGTCTCATCCGCGACGGCGGCTCCATCCCGATCGTGGCCGACTTCAAGGAAATCCTGGGCCTGGAGACGGTGCTCATGGGCTTTGGGCTCCACTCGGATGCCATTCACTCGCCCAACGAGCACTTTGGCCTCGACCGCTTCCACGCAGGCATTCAGTCCATCATTCGGTTTCACGCGCGCTACGCAGCACAAACGGCCTAG
- a CDS encoding RNA polymerase sigma factor, with amino-acid sequence MSSPPFQRVAEVLPFALDDTAAVNDVFARWCANASQKDLKLVELWTYGYVQRYYFYKMIRGELKQASDLDALVEKAHTRAQSSRDTVRNPKRYANWVSVICKHTFLNYQRGDRHMDSLDDEEAPTLPADTLPPIPEGAFLRQPIENAIEALPDYLQVTARMCLLEHASFEEVSEAIGKSVGTVRAYKSRALKQLRQDEGLREYFDAWKQR; translated from the coding sequence ATGTCGTCCCCTCCCTTTCAGCGTGTTGCCGAGGTGTTGCCTTTTGCCCTGGATGATACCGCCGCGGTGAACGACGTGTTTGCGCGGTGGTGCGCCAACGCATCGCAAAAAGACTTGAAGCTGGTTGAGCTGTGGACGTACGGATACGTGCAGCGCTACTACTTCTACAAGATGATTCGGGGCGAACTGAAGCAAGCCTCCGACCTGGACGCACTTGTTGAGAAGGCGCACACGCGGGCGCAGTCCTCGCGCGATACGGTGCGCAACCCGAAGCGGTACGCAAACTGGGTGAGCGTCATCTGCAAGCATACGTTCTTGAACTACCAGCGGGGCGACCGGCACATGGACTCGCTGGATGACGAGGAGGCCCCAACGCTCCCGGCCGATACCCTGCCGCCCATCCCCGAAGGCGCCTTCCTGCGACAACCGATTGAGAATGCCATCGAGGCCCTGCCGGATTACCTGCAGGTGACCGCGCGGATGTGCCTGCTGGAGCATGCCTCGTTCGAGGAGGTGAGCGAAGCCATCGGAAAATCTGTGGGCACCGTTCGGGCATACAAGTCGCGCGCGCTGAAGCAACTGCGCCAAGACGAGGGTCTAAGGGAATATTTTGACGCATGGAAGCAGCGGTAA
- the rplM gene encoding 50S ribosomal protein L13 has product MDTQSFKTYSAKPDDVERAWYVIDATDEVVGRLASRIAHVLRGKHKPSFTPHIDTGDYVVVVNADKARFTGRKETDKTYRTYSGYPGGERELTPEEVREQKPTYILEHAVKGMMPSGPLARRMLKKLKIYAGADHPHDAQQPQPLDL; this is encoded by the coding sequence ATGGACACGCAGAGCTTTAAGACGTATAGCGCCAAACCCGATGATGTGGAGCGTGCCTGGTACGTGATCGATGCGACGGACGAGGTGGTGGGTCGCCTTGCCTCGCGCATCGCGCACGTGCTGCGCGGCAAGCACAAGCCGTCGTTTACGCCGCACATCGACACCGGCGACTATGTGGTCGTCGTCAATGCCGACAAGGCACGGTTTACCGGACGCAAAGAGACCGATAAAACGTACCGTACCTACAGCGGCTATCCGGGTGGCGAACGCGAGCTGACGCCTGAAGAGGTGCGCGAGCAAAAGCCGACGTACATCCTGGAGCACGCCGTAAAGGGCATGATGCCCAGCGGCCCCCTGGCGCGCCGCATGCTGAAGAAGCTGAAGATATACGCCGGTGCCGACCACCCGCACGACGCCCAACAGCCCCAGCCGCTGGACTTGTAG
- the rpsI gene encoding 30S ribosomal protein S9, whose amino-acid sequence MTQFNAVGRRKTSTARVYLRPGDGTTFVVNGKDASEYFPVAWRRRALDQPFVATETIGDFNVVVNASGGGLTGQAEAIRLGIARALVSYNEELRKPLRDAGFLTRDDRMVERKKYGQPKARKKGQYSKR is encoded by the coding sequence ATCACACAGTTTAACGCCGTGGGCCGTCGCAAGACCTCGACGGCGCGCGTCTACCTTCGCCCCGGCGATGGCACCACCTTCGTTGTAAACGGCAAAGACGCGTCCGAGTACTTTCCGGTAGCCTGGCGCCGCCGCGCGCTCGACCAGCCGTTTGTGGCCACCGAAACCATCGGCGACTTCAACGTCGTCGTGAATGCCTCCGGCGGCGGACTTACCGGGCAGGCCGAGGCGATTCGGCTGGGCATCGCCCGCGCGCTCGTCTCTTATAACGAGGAGCTGCGCAAGCCCCTGCGCGACGCCGGCTTCCTGACGCGCGACGACCGCATGGTCGAGCGCAAAAAGTACGGCCAGCCCAAAGCGCGCAAGAAAGGCCAGTACAGCAAGCGTTAA
- the rpsB gene encoding 30S ribosomal protein S2, translating into MADEQTPKEAAAAAETDDTTDTDDAASAADTDAAAEDAATDASAADDAPATDDTDADDADDEEADVSDEAGDTDDVDEDDVDEDDAADDDDADDADADPLVSIEELLKAGAHFGHLTSRWNPRMEPYIFMKRNNIHIIDLMQTQGMLAEAAKAARRFARRGKSILFAGTKKQASDIVRRHAEACNMPFMVDRWLGGTMTNFQTIRRSIRRMEEIEKMEKDGTLDKLKKKEKLMRLREHEKLENTLGGIRNMPRVPGAIFIVDVRREDIAVSESLKLGIPIIAMVDTNGDPRDIDYPIPANDDALSSIELVTSTIAAAIQEGQKERQAKKQS; encoded by the coding sequence ATGGCTGACGAACAAACGCCAAAAGAAGCCGCTGCTGCAGCGGAGACCGACGACACCACCGACACCGACGATGCGGCTTCGGCAGCCGATACGGACGCCGCCGCCGAGGATGCGGCGACGGACGCATCTGCTGCGGACGATGCGCCTGCGACGGATGACACCGACGCGGACGATGCCGACGATGAGGAAGCAGACGTCTCGGATGAGGCGGGCGACACGGATGACGTAGACGAAGACGACGTAGACGAAGACGACGCGGCGGATGATGACGATGCAGACGACGCGGACGCGGATCCGCTCGTGAGCATCGAGGAGCTGCTGAAGGCCGGCGCCCACTTTGGCCACCTCACGAGCCGGTGGAATCCGCGCATGGAGCCGTACATCTTCATGAAGCGGAATAACATCCACATCATCGACCTGATGCAAACGCAGGGCATGCTCGCCGAAGCAGCCAAGGCGGCCCGTCGCTTCGCGCGCCGCGGCAAGAGCATCCTGTTTGCCGGCACCAAAAAGCAGGCCTCCGACATCGTGCGGCGCCACGCCGAAGCCTGCAACATGCCGTTTATGGTTGACCGCTGGTTGGGCGGCACCATGACCAACTTCCAAACCATCCGTCGCTCGATTCGCCGCATGGAGGAGATCGAGAAGATGGAAAAAGACGGCACGCTCGACAAGCTCAAGAAGAAAGAAAAGCTCATGCGCCTCCGCGAGCATGAGAAGCTCGAAAACACCCTGGGCGGCATTCGCAATATGCCGCGCGTGCCCGGGGCCATCTTTATTGTGGATGTGCGCCGCGAGGACATCGCCGTGAGCGAGTCCCTCAAGCTGGGCATTCCCATCATTGCCATGGTAGATACCAACGGCGACCCGCGGGACATTGATTACCCCATCCCGGCCAACGACGATGCGCTCAGCTCCATCGAGCTGGTAACAAGCACCATCGCCGCGGCCATCCAAGAAGGCCAGAAAGAGCGACAGGCGAAAAAGCAATCGTAA
- the tsf gene encoding translation elongation factor Ts: MSISVQDIKKLRDATGVGMMDCKKALKEADGDFEAAVELLRKKGQKVAAKRADRTAEEGLVVTRISDDESTGAIVEVNCETDFVARNDDFQTFAATIADQVLAEQPSALDALKALPFDDDHTIDEELAAITGRIGEKIAIRRFDVLDSDAGTILSYVHPGSKLGVLIEVTGDGDVHDAGRDAAMQVAAMNPIAVRREEVSEEKQEKEMEIAREAALNEGKPEHVIDNIVQGKLNRFFEDNVLLEQKFVKDGSMSVGDMLDEAGVDVQRFVRYALGN, from the coding sequence ATGAGCATTTCCGTACAAGACATTAAAAAGCTGCGCGACGCGACCGGCGTGGGCATGATGGACTGCAAGAAAGCCCTGAAAGAAGCCGACGGCGATTTTGAGGCAGCGGTTGAACTGCTGCGCAAGAAAGGTCAGAAGGTAGCGGCCAAGCGGGCCGACCGCACCGCCGAAGAGGGCCTGGTCGTTACGCGCATCAGCGACGACGAAAGCACCGGCGCCATTGTGGAGGTCAACTGCGAAACGGACTTCGTTGCGCGCAACGACGACTTCCAAACGTTTGCCGCCACCATCGCCGATCAGGTGCTGGCCGAGCAGCCGAGCGCCCTTGATGCCCTGAAGGCGCTTCCGTTTGACGACGACCACACGATTGACGAAGAGCTGGCAGCCATCACAGGCCGGATCGGCGAGAAAATTGCCATCCGCCGCTTCGATGTGCTCGACAGCGACGCGGGCACGATCCTGTCGTACGTACACCCCGGCTCGAAGCTGGGCGTTTTGATTGAGGTGACGGGCGACGGCGACGTGCACGATGCCGGCCGCGACGCGGCCATGCAGGTGGCTGCCATGAACCCCATTGCTGTGCGCCGCGAGGAAGTCTCCGAAGAGAAGCAGGAGAAGGAGATGGAGATTGCACGCGAGGCTGCGCTCAACGAGGGCAAGCCCGAGCACGTCATCGACAACATCGTGCAGGGCAAGCTCAACCGCTTCTTTGAGGACAACGTGCTGCTGGAGCAGAAATTCGTGAAGGACGGCTCGATGAGCGTGGGCGACATGCTTGACGAGGCCGGCGTTGACGTGCAGCGGTTTGTGCGCTACGCCCTGGGCAACTAA
- the pyrH gene encoding UMP kinase: MADASPEAAASSLTHRRVLLKLSGEALLGADRSFGIDESVLRTYAQEIKQAVALGAEIAIVIGGGNIFRGVQNAMKGMTRAHADYMGMLATMINGMALQDALEQAGLKTRLQSSIKMEEIAEPFIRRRAMRHLEKGRVVIFGAGTGNPYFTTDTAAALRGLEIDAEVILKGTRVNGVFAEDPEENPEATRFARIHGDEVIRRGLRVMDMTAFTLCQESEMPIIVFNMGVEGNLARVLQGNTAIGTRVHWNDDAPATQPA, translated from the coding sequence ATGGCCGATGCATCGCCCGAAGCTGCCGCGTCGTCGCTCACGCACCGGCGCGTCCTGCTCAAACTTAGCGGCGAAGCCCTCCTGGGCGCCGATCGCTCGTTTGGCATCGACGAGTCGGTGCTGCGTACCTACGCGCAGGAAATTAAACAAGCCGTAGCGCTGGGCGCCGAAATCGCCATCGTGATTGGCGGCGGCAATATCTTTCGTGGGGTGCAGAATGCCATGAAGGGCATGACGCGCGCCCACGCCGACTACATGGGCATGCTGGCCACAATGATTAACGGCATGGCCCTGCAAGATGCCCTGGAGCAAGCCGGACTCAAGACGCGCTTGCAGTCGAGCATCAAGATGGAGGAGATTGCCGAGCCGTTCATCCGGCGGCGGGCGATGCGCCATCTTGAAAAGGGGCGCGTCGTCATTTTTGGTGCAGGAACGGGCAATCCGTACTTTACAACCGATACGGCGGCTGCGTTGCGCGGCCTTGAGATTGATGCCGAGGTGATTTTGAAGGGCACGCGCGTAAACGGCGTGTTTGCCGAAGACCCCGAAGAAAACCCCGAGGCCACGCGCTTCGCCCGTATTCACGGCGACGAAGTGATTCGGCGCGGGCTGCGGGTGATGGACATGACAGCCTTTACGCTGTGCCAGGAGTCGGAGATGCCGATCATCGTGTTCAACATGGGCGTTGAAGGCAACCTGGCCCGCGTGCTACAAGGCAACACCGCCATAGGCACCCGCGTGCACTGGAACGACGACGCGCCCGCCACGCAGCCCGCGTAA
- the frr gene encoding ribosome recycling factor, with protein sequence MADDPIQNLLDDAHTQMDETLEYLRSELKAFRVGRARPAMLENIRVDYYGSQTPLNQLATITAPQADLLLIQPFDKNAIQDIERAIMTSDLGLNPNNDGQQIRIPVPPLSEERRKEIAKTVRERAEDAKISIRNIRREFKDELKQTIAEENLSEDVLYGGEEDIQALTDEFTERIDQLMERKVEEIMQV encoded by the coding sequence ATGGCTGACGACCCCATTCAAAATCTGCTGGACGACGCCCACACGCAGATGGACGAAACGCTGGAGTACCTGCGCTCCGAGCTTAAGGCCTTTCGCGTGGGCCGCGCCCGCCCGGCCATGCTCGAAAATATTCGCGTGGACTACTACGGCAGCCAGACGCCGCTCAACCAGCTCGCCACCATCACCGCGCCGCAGGCCGATCTGCTCCTCATCCAGCCGTTCGACAAGAACGCCATCCAGGACATCGAGCGGGCCATCATGACCTCCGACCTGGGCCTCAACCCGAACAACGACGGCCAGCAAATTCGCATTCCCGTGCCGCCGCTCTCCGAGGAGCGCCGCAAGGAAATTGCCAAAACCGTGCGCGAGCGCGCCGAAGACGCCAAAATCTCCATTCGCAATATCCGGCGCGAGTTTAAGGACGAGCTGAAGCAAACCATCGCCGAGGAAAACCTGTCGGAGGACGTCTTGTACGGCGGCGAAGAAGACATCCAGGCGCTTACCGACGAATTTACGGAGCGCATCGACCAGCTGATGGAACGCAAGGTAGAGGAAATCATGCAAGTCTGA
- a CDS encoding YicC/YloC family endoribonuclease, with amino-acid sequence MIASMTGFGRGTATAEGVTATVEIRSVNKRHFDLSLRAPDLLAPRERAIETQIKNRFDRGRFKVNVRLDAEDADTPAVRVDTAAAVHYKQVLERLRAAAQLQEPIRLEHLLHFSGVFTTEEPDDEDPDARLAAVWPAVEAALADAIDALDAMRREEGAALHDDLQDRLNAMSDHLAVIQERAPQRVEEHQERLRTRLAELLDDDRLDRDRLETEIAIIADKLDINEECVRLRSHVDQFETALESAEPVGRKLKFLVQEMHREANTIGAKANDDVVSRHAVGIKEEIEKLREQINNVE; translated from the coding sequence ATGATTGCTAGCATGACCGGCTTTGGCCGCGGCACGGCCACGGCCGAAGGCGTTACCGCCACCGTAGAAATTCGATCGGTGAACAAACGGCATTTCGATCTCTCGCTGCGCGCCCCCGACCTGCTTGCGCCCCGCGAACGCGCCATCGAGACGCAGATCAAAAACCGGTTCGACCGCGGCCGCTTCAAGGTGAACGTGCGCCTCGATGCCGAAGACGCCGACACGCCCGCCGTCCGCGTGGATACCGCCGCGGCGGTGCACTACAAACAGGTGCTTGAGCGCCTGCGCGCCGCCGCCCAACTGCAGGAGCCCATTCGCCTGGAGCACCTGCTGCACTTTTCGGGCGTGTTTACCACCGAAGAACCGGACGACGAGGATCCCGACGCCCGCCTAGCGGCGGTGTGGCCTGCCGTAGAAGCGGCGCTTGCGGACGCCATCGATGCGCTCGATGCCATGCGCCGCGAGGAAGGCGCTGCCCTGCACGACGACCTGCAGGACCGCCTGAATGCCATGAGCGACCACTTGGCGGTCATCCAAGAGCGGGCGCCGCAGCGGGTTGAGGAGCACCAAGAGCGCCTGCGCACCCGTCTGGCCGAGCTGCTCGACGACGATCGCCTCGACCGCGACCGCCTCGAAACCGAAATTGCCATCATCGCCGACAAGCTCGACATCAACGAGGAGTGCGTGCGCCTGCGGTCGCACGTCGATCAGTTTGAAACCGCGCTGGAGAGCGCTGAGCCGGTGGGCCGCAAGCTCAAGTTTTTGGTGCAGGAGATGCACCGCGAGGCCAACACCATTGGCGCAAAGGCCAACGACGATGTGGTGTCGCGCCATGCGGTGGGCATCAAGGAAGAAATCGAAAAGCTCCGCGAGCAAATTAATAACGTCGAATAA